GATGGCCTGGTCCTTGTCCGGCTCTCCATTCTTCGGTTTCATCATGCTGACGACGATATCGGGGGTGATCCCCTTGGCCTGGATGGATCGACCATTGGGGGTATAATATTTTGCAGTGGTGAGTTTGAGGCCGTCGCCGTTTTTCAGGGGCAGCACGCTCTGAACCGATCCCTTGCCGAAGCTCTGGGTGCCCATGATGATGGCCCGTTTATGATCCTGCAGTGCTCCGGCGACAATTTCCGAGGCGCTGGCGCTGCCGCCGTTGATCAGCACCACCATCGGATAGCGGGGTTCCTTTTCCCCCACATAGGCGGTCCAGCTTCTTTTTGCCGACGGCTCACGTCCCTCGGTGTAGACGATGAGGCCGTTGGAGAGCCCTTCGCCAATGAAGCGATCAGCCACCATGAATGCCGAATCCACCAGCCCTCCGGGATTAAAACGAAGATCGAGCACCAAGCCGCGCAATGTGCCACCATTTTCTTCCCGCAGCTTCTTCAGGGCATTGGTGAAATCTTCACCGGTCCTCGCCTGAAACTCGGCAATGCCGATATAGCCGAAACCCGGCTCCAGGGTTTTTGCCTTGAGACTTTTAGTTTTGATGATGTCCCGTACCAACGGGAAGATCAACGGGGTGCTGGAGCCGTTGCGCAGGATGGTAAGGGTGACGCTGGTTCCCTTTTCGCCGCGCATCAGGCTGACCGCCTTGGAGATGTTCATGCCCCTGGTCAGCTTGTCGTCGATCTTCCAGATGTGGTCCGCCGGCTTGATGCCGGCCTTGAAGGCAGGGGTGTCTTCGATGGGGGAGACCACCACCAGCTTGCCGTCCAGCATGTTGATTTCGATGCCCAACCCGCCGAAGGAGCCGGACATGTGCACCTGCATTTCCTTGAACGGTTCAGCCGCAAGGTATTCGCTGTGGGGGTCGAGGGAGGCGAGCATTCCCTTGACCGCGTTCTGCATGAGCTTCTTGCTCTCCACCTCTTCAACGTAATGTTTTTTGACGATGGCGACAACCTCGACGAACAGTCGAATGTAGTCCTGGTCGTCAGTCCGGGTGATGCTTTTCCGGGTGTTGATGATGCCGATGATGGCTGAAGCCAGGATAATGATGATCAGGATCAGGGAGAGGATTATTTTTCTGCTTCTGCCCATGCGGGACGCGCCTCCATTCTGTGAATAAGCCGAACGGCTTAATTTAGATTCACCCCGGCAAATTGTCAACTTGAAAGCAGTTTCCCCTTAACCATCTTTTAATTTGCCTGTAACACCAATGCCACATAGTGCATTTAGGATGTGGCCAGTCAAAACGATCCGCGAATCTAAAGCCGGGTTATCCGGCAAACCTAAAGGAGGAGAAAATGAAAGCAGGAGTTGCAGCAGTGGCACTTTTAACCGCCGCTCTTATGAGCCAGGGGGCAATGGCCAAGACACTGGAGGATGTGCTCAAGGAAAAAGGCGTTATTACCGAGGAAGACTACAAGGCCGTGACCAAGAGCAAGCCCCTGGATTACAAGCTTGGGAAGGGGTTCACCTTTAATTCCCCGGATGAAAAATTCCAGATGTCCCTGGGAGCCCGCCTCCAGAGCCGTTATACGTTTACCGACAGTGATGGCGGCCAGAATACTTCCGAATTCAGGGTCCGCCGGATGAAGCTGTTCATGAACGGCTATGCCTACAGCAAAGACCTCACCTACAAGCTTCAGGTGAATTTTGCCGATTCGGGAAAGCTTCTTGAGGATGCCTGGCTCAATTACCGGCTCATGGACGAGGCACAGTTTCTGGTCGGACAGGAAAAAGTCCAGTTCGCCCGTCAGGAAATCACCTCTTCCGGCTCCCAGCAGTTCGTCGACCGCTCCAATGCCACCGATACCTTCAAGATGGGACGCGATACCGGGCTCATGGTCCACGGCAAGATTGCCAAAGGGATATTCAACTACAACCTGGGCGTTTACGGCGGGGTAGGTCAGAACACCCAGCGCAAATTCACCAACAACGCCTTTGCGGCAAGGGTCGCCGTCAACCCTTTCGGCGACATGGCCTATTCTGAAGGGGATCTGGACAATAGCCAGAAACCGCTCCTGTCCATCGGCGCCGGCTACTTCATGGATACCCTGGCAAAAACCAGCGCCACAGCCCTGGAGAGCAACAACCTGACCTTTGCCGGGTCCAACGGCTGGCTGGGTAAAGGATTGAGCAAATTCGGCACTGAAAAGATCGATACCAACAGCGTCGGCATCGATGCCGCTTTCAAATGGATGGGCTTCTCCGCTCAGGGTGAATACTTCCTCGGCCATGCAAACGGCCAGGATACTGATAAGACCCTCCGCGCCCACGGTTTCTATGCCCAGGCCGGCTATTTCATCATTCCCAAACATCTGGAAGTGGCAGCCCGTTACTCCTTTGTGGACCCTGACCGGGACAAGGCCAACAACATTCAGACGGAAACCGCCGGGGCCGTTTCCTACTACTTCAACAAGCACAACCTGAAGCTGCAGGCTGATGTGACCAATATTCACAAACAGCCGGCTCGTTCAGACGACATGCAGTACCGTTTGCAGGCACAGATTATCTTCTAATCAGGCTGCCCAGCTTGATAAGCCTCCTTCATTGTTATCGGCCCGCCTCCCGGCGGGCTTTTTTTTATTTCGTCACAGCTCCCGAAGCCATGAGGACCTGTTTTTACCAATCATTAACCTTTTTGTAACACCACCGGCATATTCCTTGGCTACCCTGTAGGAAAAGAAAAGGACAAAAGGAGAACGAAAATGCAATTAACGCCAATGGGAGACTACTACGTCTGGTACTGTGAGTGGTGCGACTCGCGCAACATGACATTGTGGACAAGAATGGACAGCAAGGAAGTTTCATGTGGTTGCTGTCACCGCAGCTTTCCCCTTTCTGCCGAACCCCCATCGAAAAAAAGCACCGGGTTTGCCGCAGCTCAAGCCAACCTTCACTAAGAGGAACATTTGCTGATGATCAACAAAATGAAAAAATATATGGCAATACTGGCAGCGGTAGCCGTGACGCTTTCAGCCGGGCAGTCCTTTGCCGAGACGGTACTCAAGGGGGCAGGAGCAACCTTTCCGTATCCTCTGTACAGTAAGTGGTTCAGGGATTACACCCTGGTTGATCCGGTCGTGGCATTTACCTATGATGCCATCGGCAGCAGCGGGGGGGTAAAGCAAATCATGGCGCAGGCGGTGAATTTCGGCGCAAGCGACCGCTTTCTCACGGATGAGGAGCTGGCAGCCGCCCCGGGAAAACTCCTGCAGATCCCGACAGTAATGGGGGCAGTAGTGCTGAGTTACAATATCCCGGGCCTGCATTCGGAACTGAAACTTACCCCGGAGGCCGTCAGTGCCATTTATCTGGGTGAAATCAGCCGCTGGAACGATTCCCGGCTGGTAGCTCTGAACAAAGAGCTGAAGACCATCGATCAGAAAATCATTGTTGTCCACCGCAGTGACGGCAGCGGCACCACCAGCATCTTTACCGATTACCTTTCCAGTGTCAGCAGCGAATGGGCCGGAAAGGTAGGCAAGGGTAACACCGTCCAATGGCCGGTCGGCATAGGGGGCAAGGGGAGCAAAGAGATGGTCGAGCACATCAGAACGGTGCCCTTTTCCATCGCCTACATGGAAAATGCTTATACCATGGTCAATAATCTCCCCACAGCCGTGCTGAAAAACAAGACCGGCCGCTTTGTCAACCCGACCATGCGCTCCATCAGGGCAGCGGCGGTTGATGCCATAAAACATGTGAAGAATGATTACCGCGTATCACTGGTAAACCAGGCGGGCAAAGACGCCTATCCCATAGTCGGACTGACCTGGCTG
This region of Geotalea daltonii FRC-32 genomic DNA includes:
- a CDS encoding S41 family peptidase, which translates into the protein MGRSRKIILSLILIIIILASAIIGIINTRKSITRTDDQDYIRLFVEVVAIVKKHYVEEVESKKLMQNAVKGMLASLDPHSEYLAAEPFKEMQVHMSGSFGGLGIEINMLDGKLVVVSPIEDTPAFKAGIKPADHIWKIDDKLTRGMNISKAVSLMRGEKGTSVTLTILRNGSSTPLIFPLVRDIIKTKSLKAKTLEPGFGYIGIAEFQARTGEDFTNALKKLREENGGTLRGLVLDLRFNPGGLVDSAFMVADRFIGEGLSNGLIVYTEGREPSAKRSWTAYVGEKEPRYPMVVLINGGSASASEIVAGALQDHKRAIIMGTQSFGKGSVQSVLPLKNGDGLKLTTAKYYTPNGRSIQAKGITPDIVVSMMKPKNGEPDKDQAIREKDLENHFEGKGGATEQKQEQKQEKPAPRGAVDKSKKDDYQLSRALDLLKGIDMLSQLKMKK
- a CDS encoding porin is translated as MKAGVAAVALLTAALMSQGAMAKTLEDVLKEKGVITEEDYKAVTKSKPLDYKLGKGFTFNSPDEKFQMSLGARLQSRYTFTDSDGGQNTSEFRVRRMKLFMNGYAYSKDLTYKLQVNFADSGKLLEDAWLNYRLMDEAQFLVGQEKVQFARQEITSSGSQQFVDRSNATDTFKMGRDTGLMVHGKIAKGIFNYNLGVYGGVGQNTQRKFTNNAFAARVAVNPFGDMAYSEGDLDNSQKPLLSIGAGYFMDTLAKTSATALESNNLTFAGSNGWLGKGLSKFGTEKIDTNSVGIDAAFKWMGFSAQGEYFLGHANGQDTDKTLRAHGFYAQAGYFIIPKHLEVAARYSFVDPDRDKANNIQTETAGAVSYYFNKHNLKLQADVTNIHKQPARSDDMQYRLQAQIIF
- the pstS gene encoding phosphate ABC transporter substrate-binding protein PstS, whose amino-acid sequence is MINKMKKYMAILAAVAVTLSAGQSFAETVLKGAGATFPYPLYSKWFRDYTLVDPVVAFTYDAIGSSGGVKQIMAQAVNFGASDRFLTDEELAAAPGKLLQIPTVMGAVVLSYNIPGLHSELKLTPEAVSAIYLGEISRWNDSRLVALNKELKTIDQKIIVVHRSDGSGTTSIFTDYLSSVSSEWAGKVGKGNTVQWPVGIGGKGSKEMVEHIRTVPFSIAYMENAYTMVNNLPTAVLKNKTGRFVNPTMRSIRAAAVDAIKHVKNDYRVSLVNQAGKDAYPIVGLTWLLVYQEQKDPVKGKALVEFLNWELKKAEKMTSTLFYTPLPEKLGSMVNQVIRSIRY